In Sporomusaceae bacterium, the following proteins share a genomic window:
- a CDS encoding aldo/keto reductase, giving the protein MRYQLLGKTNLRVSEFGFGGIPIIRLGVDEAVAVLRRAYDKGVTFYDTANAYIGSEDKIGRAFAGMRDKIVLATKTMKRDAAGAAEHLDASLRLLRTDHIDLYQLHQVSQEKDWQAISGPGGALEAVLKAQQAGKIGHIGLTSHSLSMANRLIKTGHFATIQFPFSFVEPAAADELHVTARSLGLGILAMKPFGGGVLDNAALTFKYLRQFPDVIPIPGFDSIAYVDQVAAIYDAPNIIEDADRALMAEYRDRLGRQFCRRCEYCQPCPNGVMITPAMAYPVVAHRMSKEVAVGFSKKAIESVQNCTECGVCLTRCPYNLPIPELIKKNYNMYLQHLKEVGH; this is encoded by the coding sequence ATGCGCTACCAGCTTCTCGGCAAAACCAACCTGCGGGTCTCCGAATTCGGCTTCGGCGGCATCCCCATCATCCGCCTCGGCGTCGACGAAGCCGTCGCCGTCCTAAGGCGCGCCTACGACAAAGGCGTCACCTTCTACGACACCGCCAACGCCTACATCGGCAGCGAAGACAAAATCGGCCGCGCCTTCGCCGGCATGCGCGACAAAATCGTCCTCGCCACCAAAACCATGAAACGCGACGCCGCCGGCGCCGCCGAACACCTCGACGCCAGCCTCCGCCTCCTCAGGACCGACCACATCGACCTCTACCAGCTCCACCAGGTCTCCCAGGAAAAAGACTGGCAGGCCATCTCCGGCCCCGGCGGCGCCCTCGAAGCCGTCCTCAAAGCCCAGCAGGCAGGCAAAATCGGCCACATCGGCCTCACCTCCCACAGCCTCTCCATGGCCAACCGCCTCATCAAAACAGGCCACTTCGCCACCATCCAGTTCCCCTTCAGCTTCGTCGAGCCCGCGGCCGCCGACGAACTCCACGTCACCGCCCGCTCCCTCGGCCTCGGCATCCTTGCCATGAAGCCGTTCGGCGGCGGCGTCCTCGACAACGCCGCCCTCACCTTCAAATACCTCCGCCAATTCCCCGACGTCATCCCCATCCCCGGCTTCGACTCCATCGCCTATGTCGACCAAGTCGCCGCCATCTACGACGCCCCCAACATCATAGAGGACGCCGACCGCGCCCTCATGGCCGAATACCGCGACCGCCTCGGCCGCCAGTTCTGCCGCCGGTGCGAATACTGCCAGCCCTGCCCCAACGGCGTCATGATCACCCCCGCCATGGCCTACCCCGTCGTCGCCCACCGCATGTCCAAAGAAGTCGCCGTCGGCTTCTCCAAAAAAGCCATCGAATCCGTGCAGAATTGCACCGAATGCGGCGTCTGCCTCACCCGCTGCCCCTACAACCTCCCCATCCCCGAATTAATCAAAAAGAACTATAACATGTATCTGCAGCACCTCAAAGAAGTCGGCCACTAA